Proteins encoded in a region of the Vitis riparia cultivar Riparia Gloire de Montpellier isolate 1030 chromosome 7, EGFV_Vit.rip_1.0, whole genome shotgun sequence genome:
- the LOC117917719 gene encoding S-protein homolog 5-like — translation MRLLRFRSSSSPHGFDSGPSKSEVTLSQGSLLPILQKTHVRLTNLLGEGSNLTIHCKSKDDDLGVHVLPFKGSFEWSFKPNFFVKNTLFFCNIQWQGKSMYFNSYDEERDLDGCGKYCYWDVTLKGPCLLKHKGGYDFCSDWPNKKSVGIKEGDDKNMP, via the exons atgagacttctacGATTtcgttcttcatcttcaccacatGGATTTGATTCAGGACCATCTAAATCTGAG GTTACTTTGTCCCAAGGGTCATTACTTCCTATATTACAAAAAACACATGTGCGGCTTACAAATCTTCTAGGCGAGGGATCAAACCTTACTATACACTGTAAATCCAAAGATGATGATCTTGGAGTACATGTACTCCCCTTTAAGGGCTCATTCGAGTGGTCTTTCAAACCCAATTTCTTTGTAAAGAATACACTTTTCTTTTGTAACATTCAATGGCAAGGTAAGTCTATGTACTTCAATAGTTATGATGAAGAGAGGGATCTTGATGGTTGCGGTAAATACTGCTATTGGGATGTAACCCTCAAGGGTCCATGCTTGCTTAAACATAAAGGTGGTTACGACTTCTGCAGTGACTGGCCAAACAAAAAAAGTGTAGGAATCAAGGAAGGAGATGACAAGAATATGCCATGA